The Streptomyces fungicidicus nucleotide sequence GGCTGTCTGATGCAGATCACCATGCTGGTCGCGCAGAACAGCGTCGAGATGAAGGACATGGGTGTGGCGTCCTCGTCCACCACCCTCTTCCGCACCCTGGGTTCGTCCTTCGGCGTGGCGGTCATGGGCGCCCTGTTCAACAACCGGGTCCAGGACGTCATGTCCGAGCGGGCCGGCTCGCTGGGCTCCCAGGTGACCGAGCAGTCCGCCCAGCTGGACGCGGCGAGCCTGGCGAAGCTGCCGGAGGCGGCGCGGGAGGCGTACCAGTACGCGGTGTCCTCGGGCACCCACTCGGCGTTCCTCCTCGGCGCGGTGATCGCCGTGTTCTCGCTGGCGGCGGCCGTCTTCGTGAAGGAGGTCCCGCTGAAGGGCGCGGGCCCCGACAAGAGGGACAGCGACGACGGAGCCCCGTCCCCGGCGGCAGTGACCGAACCCGTCTGACGCCCCAGACACCCGAAGCCCCCGGAGGCCACCCGCCCCCGGGGGCTTTCGGGTCCCCGGGGCGTGGGCGCCGGGGGCGCCGTCGGTTCGTGGTCCCTACTGGCCCAGTACGGGATAGCTGCCGGTGTTGGTCGGGGCGTGTTCCGGTAGCCACAGGACGGCGGCCGCGCCTTCGGGCGGGGTGCTCTCCGGCGCCCCGGCCGGCCGTACGTTGCGGAAGGTCAGCCGTGCGCCCAGCACCCGCGCCTGCCCCGCCGCGATGGTCAGGCCCAGCCCGTGGCCGCGCCCGGCGCGGTCCGCGCTGCCGGTGCGGAAGCGGCTCGGCCCCTCGGCGAGCAGGGCGTCGGGGAAACCGGGCCCGTGGTCGCGGACCCGGATGACCCGGCCCTCCACGGTGACCTCGACGGGCGGCCTGCCGTGCCGGGCCGCGTTGGCGAGCAGGTTGAACAGCACGCGCTCCAGGCGCCGCGGATCGGTGGTGACCTCCGACTCGTGCACCACCCGCACGGTGGCGTCCGGGTCCTTCGCCGCCACCCGCCGGGCGACGAACTGGCCCAGCAGGATGTCCTGCAGTTCGGCCCGCTCGGAGGCGCTGTCCAGCCGGGCCACCTCCAGGACGTCCTCGACCAGGGTGCGCATCGCCCTGGCCCGGTCCAGCACCAGCTCGGTGGGCCGGCCCGGCGGCAGCAGCTCGGCCGCGGTGAGCAGACCGGTCACGGGGGTGCGCAGCTCGTGCGCGATGTCGGCGGTGACCCGGCGCTCGGCCTCCAGCCGCTGCCGCAGCGCGTCCGCCATCGCGTCCACCGCGCTGGCCAGGTCGTCGGTCTCGTCCCGCACCACCCCGCCGATCGCCTCGCGCACCCGGACGTCCGTCTCGCCCTTGGCGACCCGGTTGGCGGCGCTGGCCGCCTTCCGCAGCCGCCGCGACAGATGGCCCCCGATGAGCACCCCGAGCGCGCTGCCGCCCAGCACCACCGCGATGGAGCCGATCACCAGGGCCTGGTCGAGGTCCTTGAGGATGTCCGAGCTGTGGTCGGTGAAGCCGGAGTGCAGCGACATCACGTGCCCGTTCTTCAGCGGCACCGCCGCCCAGATGTCCGGCGACCCGTCCGGCCGGTCGGCCACATAGGTGGCCCGCCGCCCCGCCTCGGTCTTCTCCCGCAGCGCCTTCGGCAGCTCGGGATCGTCGATCTTGGTGTTGGGGAAGTTCAGCCGCCCCGACAGCTCGTAGTTGCGCTGGGCGATCATGATCCGCTCGTCGGCCAGATCACGCGCGTTGTCCAGCATCGACACCCGTGCCGCGTTGTGCACGACCAGGCTCAGCGCGATCGCCACCAGCGCCCCGACCAGCGCGATGGCCGCGCTGAGCTTCCACCGCAGACCCGCGCCTATGCCCATCCGGTCGACGCACGCCGCCACCAGGCGCCGGAAGTACCCCCTCATAGCGCTTCTCTCAGGCCTTCAGCTTGTAACCGAAACCGCGGACCGTCTCGATGCGGTCCTGGCCGATCTTCGTGCGCAGCCGCTGCACATGGACGTCGACGACCCGGGTGTCACCGCCCCAGCCGTACTCCCACACCCGTTCGAGCAGCTTGTCGCGGGAGAGCACCGTGCCCGGCGCCGCCGAGAACTCCAGCAGCAGCCGCATCTCGGTCGGCGTCAGCGCCACCGGCTGCCCCGCCCGGCGCACCTCCATGCCCCCGGTGTCGATCTCCAGTTCGCCGAACGCCAGCACACCCCCGGCGTCCGCCGCCGGTTCCTCCCGGCCGCCGTTCGCCCGCCCGAAGCGGCGCAGCACCGCGCGGATCCGGGCCACCAGCACGGCGCCGTCGAACGGCTTGGTCACATAGTCGTCGGCGCCCGCCTCCAGGCCCAGCACCACGTCGATGGCGTCGGCCCGCGCCGACAGCATGATCACCGGCACCATCGACTCGTCCCGTATGCGCCGGCACAGGCTCACCCCGTCCAGACCGGGGACCATGACGTCCAGCAGCGCGATGTCGGGACGGTCGGTGTGGAACGCCTCCAGGCCCGACAGCCCGTCGGGCTTCGCGGTGACCGCGAAGCCGTCCCGCTCCAGGGCCAGCTGGGTGGCCTCGCGGATGACGTCGTCGTCCTCGACGAACAGGACGTGGGTCTGGTCTGCCATCCCGGTGCTCTCAGTCCTCGTGTGCTCTCGGTCGGTGCGCGCCTGCGCCTGGCGGGCCGGCAAGGGTCCCTCCCGGGCCGGCGGGGGTGCTTCGCGGTCCCCCCACACGGACGCGGGGGCCGTGCGGCGGGTTCACCCGTGCCACCCCTTCACCCCTGCATCGGTCGGGGAGGCCCCGCCGGTTCACGTGGTGAGCCATGTCTCAGCTGTCGGGCACCGGAGTCGGCTCCGCGCCGGCCACCTGCCCGTAGTCGTTGTGGGTGCGGAACTTCTCGGCGAACCGGCCCGACTCCCAGCGGTACGTGATCACGTTCTCGCCGGACGGACTCGACACCGGGTCGCCCCGGTCGTACACCTGCTTGGTCACCACCAGGTCCCCGCGGTCGATCTCCCCGTACACCGGGGGCTCCTCGGCCGAGAACACGTTCACGTACGAGCCGCTCTGCTCCCGGTACACGTACGAGCCGACGCCCACCGCGTCCCCGCAGGTCAGCACGTTCACCACGACGTCGTCGACGGTCCCGCCGGTGAGGCTGCCGTAGCTGACGTCCACCGGGTACTCGTCGGCGACGCAGGGCTTCAGCTCCCGCTTGACCTCCGCCGAGACCTCCGGGTCGGCCTTGACCAGCCGGACCGCGTCCACCCGGTCGGGGGTCCGCGAGGGCTTGGCCGCCGCGGCGGGGGCGCTCGCCACGGACTCCGCGCGCGCCGGGCCCTCGTCCCGGGCGCCGGTGCCGCCCGTGCCGCAGCCGGCGGCGAACAGAACGACGGCGGCGAACACGGCCGTCACCGTGATCGCCGCCCGAGCGGTGCTCCGGGCCCATGCGGCCCCCGCGCCGGTCAAGCCGCGCAACGCTCCCGCTCCTCACGCTCCAGCGCGCGTGCGTCCAGATCGCGCGCCTCGAGCTCCTCGCGGAGCCGGGCGAGCGCCCTGTGCAGCGTGCTCTTGACCGTTCCGGCCGACATGCCGAGGGCGGCGGCCGTCTCGTCCGTGGACATCTGCTCCCAGTGTCGCAGCACCACGACACTGCGCTGCTTCGGGGCGAGCACCTTCAGGATGTCCATCAGCAGCGCGCGGTCCGCGTGCTGCTCGGTGGAGTCGTCCACGCAGGCGTCCGGGAGCTGCTCGGTGGGGACCTCCTCCAGCTTGCGGGCCCGCCACCACTCCGTCCGGGTGTTGATCATGACCCGGCGCAGATAGGCGTCGGCCAGCCGCTTGTCCTCGATGGTCTCCCAGCGGCCGTACGTCCGGGCGAGCGCGGTCTGCAGCAGGTCCTGCGCGTCGACGGGGTCCGGGACCAGGCGGCGGGCGCTGCGCAGCAGTGCGTCCTGCCGGGTACGGACGTACTCCTCGAACCCGAGCACCTCGCCCTGCGCCATGTCCTGCGCCATGGTGAACCGCCTCCCGCTCCCCGTCGCGGCCCGTCCGTGCGGGCCGGCCGCACTGCCTGTGATCCGTGGCCGTCGTGCCTTGCCGAGCACATGACCGAAGGTACGGAGGCGTTGTCACGGCACTGTCCGAAGCAGCCTGCGGGCAGCCCTCGGCTGTCCGTCGGTTGTGTAACGGAAGGAGGAACGGGGTGAAGCGGGCGGGCCCTCGCCGGGGGGAGGCTATGACCCTGGTCAGGTCAGGTCAGGTCAGGTCAGGTCAGGTCAGCGGCAGCCGGTACAGGCCACCCGGCAGCGGCTCCACCAGTCCGTCGGAGACCAGGCCGTCCAGGGCGCGGGCACGCTGCACCGGCTCGTGCCACACCCGGTCCAGCGCGGTCTGCGGCACCGGCGCGTGCGCCTCCCGCAGCACGGCCAGCAGCCGTCCGCGGACCTGGCGGTCCGTGCCCGCGTACGTCTGGGCGCGGCGCGGCGGGCCGTCGTGGGCCGGCTTGCCGGCCAGCCGCCAGGCGCACTGCGCGGCGATGGGGCAGCGCTGGCACGCCTCGTTCTTCGCCGTGCACACCAGTGCGCCCAGCTCCATCGAGGCGGCGGCCCACCGTGCGGCGGTCTCCGCGTCCTCCGGCAGCAGCGTGCGGGCGAGCCGGCGCTCGGCGGCGGTGGTGGCGTTCGGCGGGTACTGCGCACCGGTGACCGCGCGGGCGAACACCCGGCGGACGTTGGTGTCCAGTACCGCGTGCCGCTGCCCGTACGCGAACGACGCGACCGCGGCGGCCGTGTACTCCCCGATGCCGGGCAGTGCCAGCAGCTGGGCGTGGTCGGCCGGCACGTCGCCGCCGTGCCGTTCCGTTATGGCGACCGCGGCGCCGTGCAGCCGGAGCGCGCGGCGCGGGTAGCCCAGCCGGCCCCAGGCGCGGACCGCCTCGCCGGGCGCCTCCGCGGCGAGGTCGGCGGGGCGCGGCCAGCGGGCGAGCCACTGCTCGTAGACGGGCAGGACCCGGTTGACCGGGGTCTGCTGCAGCATGAACTCACTGACCATCACGCCCCACGCGCCGGCCTCCGGGCGCCGCCACGGCAGGTCCCGGGCGTGCTCGTCGAACCAGTCGATGACGGGGGCGTGCAGCGGCTCACCGGGAGCGCGCTCGGACACGGAATCGGCGGCGGTGCCGTACGGGGGTTTAGTGGGAGCAGTCATGGCCCTCCGATCCTCCCACGCCGGGACTCCCTTACGGGGGAAGCGCCACGGTGGTGAGCGGGGGAACGAGGAGCGGCCACCTGACGATCGACAGCAGTGGCACACCCGAGCCCGCTTGTAGCGTCGTGGCATGAAACGTGCCCGTCCCGCCGCGCCGGGCAGGGCCTGCCTGCTCTGGGCGGCCCTCGCGCTGCCGGCGGTCTGCGCCGACCGGATCGGGCTGAACGAGCCGCGACCGCCCTGGCAGCAGCTCGCCGGACTCGTCGTGCTCGCCGCCGCCACCGCCGTGGCCCGGCGGCGGCCGGCCGCCGCCTTCGGGCTGACGGCCGCGCTGAGCCTCGCCGTCACGCCCGCGCTGTTCAGCGTCTCCTACGGTCCCGCCCTCGCGGTGTTCGCCCTCCTGCTCGGGCTGCGGGCCGCGGCGACGGCCCCCGCGGCGCTGTGCTTCGCCGCCGTCGCCTGCGCCGGCACCCTGCGGATCGCGGTCGCGGGCCCCGACCCGGTGCCCGGGTGGCTGGTGATGACCGGCACCCTCCTCTTCGGCGGCGTCCTGCCCTGGCTCGGCGGGCGGTACTGGCGGCAGAGCCGCGCGCTCACCGAGGCGGGCTGGCAGCGGGCGGCCCGGCTGGAGGAGGAGCAGCGCCTCGCCGGGGAACGCGCCCGGCTGCGCGAGCGGGCCAGGATCGCCCAGGACATGCACGACTCCCTGGGCCACGAGCTGAGCCTGATCGCCCTGCGCGCGGGCGCCCTCCAGGTCGCCCCCGACCTCCCCGGCCACCACCGGGCAGCCGCGGCCGACCTGCGCGTGGCCGCCGCCGACGCCACGGACCGGCTGCACCGCATCATCGGCGTCCTGCGGGAGGACGACGACGAGCCCGCGCCGCTCGGCCCGGCCGGCGAGAACGTCGAACAACTCGTCGCCCGGGCAGCCGAGTCGGGACTGCCCGTGCGCTGGGAGAACGGCGGGCCGGACACGGCGGTGGCCACGGGCACGGTCGCCGAGCGGCTGCTGCACCGGGTGGCGAGGGAGGCGCTGACCAACGCGGCTCGGCACGCACCGGGCGCGCCCGTCGTCGTGGAGGTGACGGGGGACGACGTAGGGGGAGCGGCCGTCACCGTCACCAACGGGAAGCCGGCCGGGCCGGGTTCGCCCGCCCCCGGAGGCGGCTCGGGGCTGCGCGGACTGCGCGCCGCCGTCACCGCGGTGGGCGGCACCTTCGAGGCGGGTCCGCACGGCGACGGCTTCCGCGTCCGGGCGCACGTCCCCGCACGGGCGGCCACGGCCGCCGGGCCGCCCCGCGCCGCCTCCGCCCCCTTCACCCGGGCCCGCCGCCGTGTCGCCGCCGGTCTCGGTGCCGCCGCCGGCGCGGGCGCCGTCCTGGTCGGCGTCGCCTTCGCCTGGTACGCGTACTCCGAGACGCACTCGGTGCTGGAGCCCGCCGCGTACGCCGCACTGCGCCTGGGCACACCGGTCGCGGAGGCCGAGCCGGTGCTGCCCGACCTGCGCGTCCAGGACCCGCCGGCGGAACGCGCGCCCGCACCGCCCGTCGGAGCCGACTGCCGCTACTACCGCGCGAGCGGCGAGCTCTTCGTCTCCGTCGACCACTTCCGGCTCTGCTTCGACGACCAGGGGCGCCTGGTCGCCAAGAACGTGATCCCGCGTGTCGGCACGTCCGGCGAAGTGCGGGAGGAATACGAGGAGTTCGCACCGTGATCCGAGTCCTGCTGGCCGACGACGAGGCGATGGTGCGCGCCGGGGTGCGCGCCATCCTGGGGAGCAGCGGCGAGACGGAGGTGGTCGCCGAGGCGGGCGACGGCCGCGAGGCGGTCGACCTGGCGCGGGCGCACCGTCCCGACGTGGCGCTGCTCGACATCCGGATGCCCCGCCTGGACGGGCTCGCGGCCGCCGAGGAGATCGTCCGCGCCGTCCCCGGCACGGCCGTCGCCATGCTCACCACGTTCTCCGAACGCTCCTATGTGGCCCGCGCCCTGGGCGGCGGCGCCACCGGCTTCCTGCTGAAGTCCGGGGACCCGTACGAACTCATCGCGGGGGTGCGGGCGGTGGCGGGCGGCGCGGCCTTCCTCTCGCCCAAGGTGGCCCGGTACGTCATCGAGGGACTCGGCGGGGCCGACGGCGCCGGCCGGCTCGCCCGGGAGGCCGGGGCGCGGGAGCGCGTGGCGGTGCTGAGCCCGCGCGAACGCGAGGTCCTCGGCCTGGTCGGAGCGGGACTGTCCAATCCGGAGATCGCCGCCCGGCTGCATCTTGTCGAGGGCACGGTGAAGGCGTACGTCAGCGCGGTCCTGGACCGGCTCGGCGTGCGCAATCGCGTACAGGCGGCGATCGTCGCCCATGAGGCGGGCCTGGTGGCGGGATGAGCGCCCTCAGCGGTGCCGGTGCACGGCGTACGGGGGCACGGCGGGGGCCGCGGGTCGCGGTCCCGGCCCGGTGAGCCACCGCGCGGCGGGCGCCGACGAGGCGCGCACGGCCTCCGCGAGCCGGATCGCCGGACGGGTGCCGAGACGTACGACGGCGAGGGCGACGACCGCGCCCAGCAGCAGCCCCGCCGCCACGTCGTGCGGGTAGTGCACGCCGACGAACACCCGGGAGAACGCCATGAGCAGGGCCAGCGGGGCGGTCAGCAGCACGAGTGCGCGCCGGACCAGGACCAGTGCGAGGGCCGACGCGCCCGCGATCGTGGCGTGGTTGCTCGGGAAGGACCAGTCGCCGTGCGGCGGGCACTCCACCAGCGGCGGAGCGGCCCCGGTGACGGCCCGGCACGGACGCTCCTCCGTCACCCAGGACTTGAGCACCTCACTGCAGACGTACGCCACGGCAGTGGCCAGAGGTGCAAGTACCGCGATCGCGAAGGTGCGGGTGCCGGAGTGCCGGGCCCGCCACCAGCCGGCCACGAACAGCGCGACGAACACCAGCAGTCCGGCCTCCGTCCCGATCTCGGCGGTGAGCCGCACCCACGCGGGGGTGTCGTGCGCGTAGTCGGTGATGCCGCGGTAGAGCCCGCTGTCCACGAAGTCCATGGTCACGCACGGTAGGCGAGGTGGCGATACGGTCACACCCCGCGATCGTCGCGTGCCGTACCTGACGAAAGACAGGGGTGGTACGGCGGTTACCGGGATGATGATCCGGAAAAGTTGTGCGCGGAGCGGCGGGTGGGACGGGCGAACGTGCCGATCTCTCGTACAGTTTGCGCCGTGGGATCTCTGCGCAATCCGGTCGGGCCGCTTCCCTCCACGATCTACTGGCGTCGGAGGGCCGTACTGCTGTCCGTGCTGGCCTTGTTGGCGTTGTTGATCACCTGGGTCGTCCTCTCCGGCGGCGG carries:
- the cseC gene encoding two-component system sensor histidine kinase CseC, whose translation is MRGYFRRLVAACVDRMGIGAGLRWKLSAAIALVGALVAIALSLVVHNAARVSMLDNARDLADERIMIAQRNYELSGRLNFPNTKIDDPELPKALREKTEAGRRATYVADRPDGSPDIWAAVPLKNGHVMSLHSGFTDHSSDILKDLDQALVIGSIAVVLGGSALGVLIGGHLSRRLRKAASAANRVAKGETDVRVREAIGGVVRDETDDLASAVDAMADALRQRLEAERRVTADIAHELRTPVTGLLTAAELLPPGRPTELVLDRARAMRTLVEDVLEVARLDSASERAELQDILLGQFVARRVAAKDPDATVRVVHESEVTTDPRRLERVLFNLLANAARHGRPPVEVTVEGRVIRVRDHGPGFPDALLAEGPSRFRTGSADRAGRGHGLGLTIAAGQARVLGARLTFRNVRPAGAPESTPPEGAAAVLWLPEHAPTNTGSYPVLGQ
- the cseB gene encoding two-component system response regulator CseB produces the protein MADQTHVLFVEDDDVIREATQLALERDGFAVTAKPDGLSGLEAFHTDRPDIALLDVMVPGLDGVSLCRRIRDESMVPVIMLSARADAIDVVLGLEAGADDYVTKPFDGAVLVARIRAVLRRFGRANGGREEPAADAGGVLAFGELEIDTGGMEVRRAGQPVALTPTEMRLLLEFSAAPGTVLSRDKLLERVWEYGWGGDTRVVDVHVQRLRTKIGQDRIETVRGFGYKLKA
- a CDS encoding SigE family RNA polymerase sigma factor codes for the protein MAQGEVLGFEEYVRTRQDALLRSARRLVPDPVDAQDLLQTALARTYGRWETIEDKRLADAYLRRVMINTRTEWWRARKLEEVPTEQLPDACVDDSTEQHADRALLMDILKVLAPKQRSVVVLRHWEQMSTDETAAALGMSAGTVKSTLHRALARLREELEARDLDARALEREERERCAA
- a CDS encoding HhH-GPD family protein; the protein is MTAPTKPPYGTAADSVSERAPGEPLHAPVIDWFDEHARDLPWRRPEAGAWGVMVSEFMLQQTPVNRVLPVYEQWLARWPRPADLAAEAPGEAVRAWGRLGYPRRALRLHGAAVAITERHGGDVPADHAQLLALPGIGEYTAAAVASFAYGQRHAVLDTNVRRVFARAVTGAQYPPNATTAAERRLARTLLPEDAETAARWAAASMELGALVCTAKNEACQRCPIAAQCAWRLAGKPAHDGPPRRAQTYAGTDRQVRGRLLAVLREAHAPVPQTALDRVWHEPVQRARALDGLVSDGLVEPLPGGLYRLPLT
- a CDS encoding sensor histidine kinase, giving the protein MKRARPAAPGRACLLWAALALPAVCADRIGLNEPRPPWQQLAGLVVLAAATAVARRRPAAAFGLTAALSLAVTPALFSVSYGPALAVFALLLGLRAAATAPAALCFAAVACAGTLRIAVAGPDPVPGWLVMTGTLLFGGVLPWLGGRYWRQSRALTEAGWQRAARLEEEQRLAGERARLRERARIAQDMHDSLGHELSLIALRAGALQVAPDLPGHHRAAAADLRVAAADATDRLHRIIGVLREDDDEPAPLGPAGENVEQLVARAAESGLPVRWENGGPDTAVATGTVAERLLHRVAREALTNAARHAPGAPVVVEVTGDDVGGAAVTVTNGKPAGPGSPAPGGGSGLRGLRAAVTAVGGTFEAGPHGDGFRVRAHVPARAATAAGPPRAASAPFTRARRRVAAGLGAAAGAGAVLVGVAFAWYAYSETHSVLEPAAYAALRLGTPVAEAEPVLPDLRVQDPPAERAPAPPVGADCRYYRASGELFVSVDHFRLCFDDQGRLVAKNVIPRVGTSGEVREEYEEFAP
- a CDS encoding response regulator transcription factor, giving the protein MIRVLLADDEAMVRAGVRAILGSSGETEVVAEAGDGREAVDLARAHRPDVALLDIRMPRLDGLAAAEEIVRAVPGTAVAMLTTFSERSYVARALGGGATGFLLKSGDPYELIAGVRAVAGGAAFLSPKVARYVIEGLGGADGAGRLAREAGARERVAVLSPREREVLGLVGAGLSNPEIAARLHLVEGTVKAYVSAVLDRLGVRNRVQAAIVAHEAGLVAG
- a CDS encoding phosphatase PAP2 family protein, with the protein product MDFVDSGLYRGITDYAHDTPAWVRLTAEIGTEAGLLVFVALFVAGWWRARHSGTRTFAIAVLAPLATAVAYVCSEVLKSWVTEERPCRAVTGAAPPLVECPPHGDWSFPSNHATIAGASALALVLVRRALVLLTAPLALLMAFSRVFVGVHYPHDVAAGLLLGAVVALAVVRLGTRPAIRLAEAVRASSAPAARWLTGPGPRPAAPAVPPYAVHRHR